The genomic interval tcgAGTGAAAcgaaaaaaacaatagttgtgCTCGATGTTTCCACTCGGGACATTACTTCCGCCGCACCAAGCTGGCTGTAGTGTGTTCTGTGATTCGTGTCGATGCCTAATTGTCGTAAAAAACTACAAATCCCAGCTATACTGTTAGGAAGAACGTGAGCGCTCCCCTGTCATCGGGAAATGTCGGAATTGGTGAAATTGTGCATTGAAGTCCATGAATTGCGCTTTTTATTTCACGATGAAAATTACGTATAATTAGTATTTAATTCGTGTTAGCTGATTGCTAGCAGAAAAGAATGTTCCCGGTGACGTTTGGATTGCGTCATCGATGTTTTTTCTCTCAACGTCCACTTGAAACGGTCATTATCATagtaatgtgtattttaatcaAATACCAATACGTAAAGCCCAACTGTTATTACACACCTAATGTCAACAGTATGTTTCAATATATTTTATCAGCGTACAGTTACACTGTGAATGACTCTGTTCACTTTTTCGTTGTTGGGAATCGAGATTAACCGAGGTACATGAAGGCAgcacagctctctctctttgtgtcgcTGAGTGGTGACGTCATATACAAAGGACGCGGGATCTGCTGCTTGAAAATAAGCCGAAAATAAAACACGCACAATGTTCGCTTTTTGCGGTTTTTTGCGATGTTTCCGAACCGGAACATAAGCGACATTTCTCCCAACATCAGAGGGAAGTGAGTACATTTGAGCTAAGTGGTCGGAATAttgaaataaagttaatatttagtgacatttgtgaccacAGACGCAGAAGAAGCTCGTCGTCCGCcattagtttgttattttgatAGGTTTGATTTAGAAATTGTCGTTAAAAACTATTAATCCTCAGTTGAGACGGATATCTTTTAGAGAAAACATTTGTATagattaaaaatgatttaaaggaGGATTTGTAAAAGACATTTTGCatttcacttgtttgttttagtaTCTTTAtaggtcactcactcactaccTGAGTCGATTTTAGCCTCAAAACCATAAACATAAGTGTGAAAAATGTTAAAGTTAAGGCACCAAAACTTTATTTTAGCTCgcacattatttgtttttaaatcaaaaccactgtatatacacacaaaatgtAGATTGGAGAGACAGATGCTGTTgatgtttatttacttttcacaataaaaaaaaggtaaaactgcctctgctgtgacatgagtatgaaTAATATTGTGTTAATTTCACAACAGAAGAGACAAAGCAACCTCTGCAGTTATATATCAGCATCCGTTATCAACCATAATTGACAAAAACTCCCTTAGTGTTCGCCTTTAACAGACGTGTATGAAAACTACACCCAGAAAATATACGTGAGGTGAAAATATAGACACCTGAAAACCAGTAGgatgttttaaaatgtcataaaataccAGGAAAGTATAACAAAtgtaaaaggaaataaatgaatctAATTAGAATATGAGCCATTGTTGCCTGATCtttacattttgacattttcctaattttcctcctcctcctccgtcagcCCCTCCATGTTTCGTCACTGGCTGAACTCCTCCggctcctccttcctcctccgtgtctgtccctctctcaTCAGGGCCGGCTTCAGAAGCAGCAGTACCTCATccgcttcctcctccttcccctttCTCCCGCGATTCACCCCCACTCCCCATCCATGGCGGTCCCGGCCACCGCCACCACACCCCTACTTCAGTGGCAGGGCATTACACTCAAGTAACATCAGCCGTGGTAACTTTGGCAGGAGCTGGCGTTCGCTCTATACGTCTCCCGGCCTCCTCATGGAGCGGCACGACAGAGATCGAGAGCCTCCGCACAAACGGAGGaagaatgaggaggagaagaggggaggaaaaGTCAAGGGTGGAACCTCGTGGACGGAGCATCGTCGCTCGGATCCCAGCGTGGACATTAGCCCACGACATAACCTTCACTTTAGAGACGGAGCGCGGGGCAGAGGGAGGAGTGATGGCGTCAGGTGggaaaacagcagagagaaagatgTTGAAAGGACTAAAAGTGAgagtaaagacagacagaggaaagacGGCAGCAGTCACGATGGTCAGTGGAGGAGCAAACGTCAACAAGACGGACATACAGACTCTCAGGCTACGACTCAAATCCCAAAATCTAGACCGGAGTCAGATAAAGGTCCCACTCACAAACCAAGACCTAACGCCTGGTTCAAAGAGGAGCAGGGACAGTGTGACAGGAAAACGACAGCTCCACAGGAACCGCAGAGAAACAGAAGCAGTGGTCACAGTCCACGGATGAAGCTTCACCCTCAGCCATGCAGCGTCACTCACCACCCAAACCTGTGGCAGGAGGCCGGAGCAAACAGAGAACCTCCTCCACCTGGAACCTACACGACAAGTAAGTCCTCTCTTTTAACTGAGGTTTGTGTGGCAGTGTGAAAAACAGTCTACAttagtttaagtctatgatttctaaagaatatgttcacgtctctatctcactgttagacagacttttctatAGTGTTATAGTATTATTAAGACATTTGAAGATTTCATGGACCACAAATGGATTAATCtggaaaataatccacagattaaatTGATAATTAATGTAATTGTTTTAGGACAATAAtcactctctgtctcctcaGCTCTTCAGAGACACTGGGAGGCCCCGCCCTCCTGCAGTACCCGCCGTCagccagcagatggcagcacaGCCTTTGACTTCTCGGTGATGTCGTACAACATTCTGTCCCAGGATCTGCTGCAGGACAATGCTTACCTGTACAGACACTGTGACCCGGCCGTCCTGCCCTGGGAGCACAGGCTGCCCAACCTGCTGAGCGAGATCCAGCAGCACGACGCCGACGTGAGTGCACGCCTTCAAAACTGCAACATAATAGTTCATGTAAAACCTCAGAAGACTGAATCAAAATTCTCATTTtctttcaccctttttttttccattagatCTTGTGTCTTCAAGAAGTCCAGGAGGGACACTATGAAAACCAGATCAAACCTGCTCTGCAGACACTtggtacagtgtgtgtatgtgtgtgtgtgtttgttttattgacacAGGAAAAACTTCAAATCTACCTTAA from Solea solea chromosome 17, fSolSol10.1, whole genome shotgun sequence carries:
- the angel2 gene encoding protein angel homolog 2 isoform X2; translation: MFPNRNISDISPNIRGNPSMFRHWLNSSGSSFLLRVCPSLIRAGFRSSSTSSASSSFPFLPRFTPTPHPWRSRPPPPHPYFSGRALHSSNISRGNFGRSWRSLYTSPGLLMERHDRDREPPHKRRKNEEEKRGGKVKGGTSWTEHRRSDPSVDISPRHNLHFRDGARGRGRSDGVRWENSREKDVERTKSESKDRQRKDGSSHDGQWRSKRQQDGHTDSQATTQIPKSRPESDKGPTHKPRPNAWFKEEQGQCDRKTTAPQEPQRNRSSGHSPRMKLHPQPCSVTHHPNLWQEAGANREPPPPGTYTTTLQRHWEAPPSCSTRRQPADGSTAFDFSVMSYNILSQDLLQDNAYLYRHCDPAVLPWEHRLPNLLSEIQQHDADILCLQEVQEGHYENQIKPALQTLGYQCEYKKRTGSKPDGCAVVFKSSRLSLVSANPVEFFRCGDALLDRDNVGLVLLLRPNGAAPSTASICVANTHLLYNPRRGDVKLAQLAVLLAEVGRLSRRPDGSTDPVLLCGDFNSTPWSPLYCFLTTGFLDYRGLQIGMVSGQEVVPKGHRLVPCPIWSQSLGINTRCQYEERETAESSSSCPSGTLAVEGAISNLTVEDVASKPAAAFNRKRIEHSLKLQSSYRHHLMPGGRPEITTCHSRTAMTVDYILFTPDFLAPPTSSPGDRGLQLLGRLSLVGQSDLEEVNGLPNRRHSSDHLPLLARFRLRL
- the angel2 gene encoding protein angel homolog 2 isoform X4, with product MFPNRNISDISPNIRGNPSMFRHWLNSSGSSFLLRVCPSLIRAGFRSSSTSSASSSFPFLPRFTPTPHPWRSRPPPPHPYFSGRALHSSNISRGNFGRSWRSLYTSPGLLMERHDRDREPPHKRRKNEEEKRGGKVKGGTSWTEHRRSDPSVDISPRHNLHFRDGARGRGRSDGVRWENSREKDVERTKSESKDRQRKDGSSHDGQWRSKRQQDGHTDSQATTQIPKSRPESDKGPTHKPRPNAWFKEEQGQCDRKTTAPQEPQRNRSSGHSPRMKLHPQPCSVTHHPNLWQEAGANREPPPPGTYTTTLQRHWEAPPSCSTRRQPADGSTAFDFSVMSYNILSQDLLQDNAYLYRHCDPAVLPWEHRLPNLLSEIQQHDADILCLQEVQEGHYENQIKPALQTLGYQCEYKKRTGSKPDGCAVVFKSSRLSLVSANPVEFFRCGDALLDRDNVGLVLLLRPNGAAPSTASICVANTHLLYNPRRGDVKLAQLAVLLAEVGRLSRRPDGSTDPVLLCGDFNSTPWSPLYCFLTTGFLDYRGLQIGMVSGQEVVPKGHRLVPCPIWSQSLGINTRCQYEERETAESSSSCPSGTLAVEGAISNLTVEDVASKPAAAFNRKRIEHSLKLQSSYRHHLMPGGRPEITTCHSRTAMTVDYILFTPGTRWS
- the angel2 gene encoding protein angel homolog 2 isoform X1, encoding MFPNRNISDISPNIRGNPSMFRHWLNSSGSSFLLRVCPSLIRAGFRSSSTSSASSSFPFLPRFTPTPHPWRSRPPPPHPYFSGRALHSSNISRGNFGRSWRSLYTSPGLLMERHDRDREPPHKRRKNEEEKRGGKVKGGTSWTEHRRSDPSVDISPRHNLHFRDGARGRGRSDGVRWENSREKDVERTKSESKDRQRKDGSSHDGQWRSKRQQDGHTDSQATTQIPKSRPESDKGPTHKPRPNAWFKEEQGQCDRKTTAPQEPQRNRSSGHSPRMKLHPQPCSVTHHPNLWQEAGANREPPPPGTYTTTLQRHWEAPPSCSTRRQPADGSTAFDFSVMSYNILSQDLLQDNAYLYRHCDPAVLPWEHRLPNLLSEIQQHDADILCLQEVQEGHYENQIKPALQTLGYQCEYKKRTGSKPDGCAVVFKSSRLSLVSANPVEFFRCGDALLDRDNVGLVLLLRPNGAAPSTASICVANTHLLYNPRRGDVKLAQLAVLLAEVGRLSRRPDGSTDPVLLCGDFNSTPWSPLYCFLTTGFLDYRGLQIGMVSGQEVVPKGHRLVPCPIWSQSLGINTRCQYEERETAESSSSCPSGTLAVEGAISNLTVEDVASKPAAAFNRKRIEHSLKLQSSYRHHLMPGGRPEITTCHSRTAMTVDYILFTPEDFLAPPTSSPGDRGLQLLGRLSLVGQSDLEEVNGLPNRRHSSDHLPLLARFRLRL
- the angel2 gene encoding protein angel homolog 2 isoform X3; protein product: MFRHWLNSSGSSFLLRVCPSLIRAGFRSSSTSSASSSFPFLPRFTPTPHPWRSRPPPPHPYFSGRALHSSNISRGNFGRSWRSLYTSPGLLMERHDRDREPPHKRRKNEEEKRGGKVKGGTSWTEHRRSDPSVDISPRHNLHFRDGARGRGRSDGVRWENSREKDVERTKSESKDRQRKDGSSHDGQWRSKRQQDGHTDSQATTQIPKSRPESDKGPTHKPRPNAWFKEEQGQCDRKTTAPQEPQRNRSSGHSPRMKLHPQPCSVTHHPNLWQEAGANREPPPPGTYTTTLQRHWEAPPSCSTRRQPADGSTAFDFSVMSYNILSQDLLQDNAYLYRHCDPAVLPWEHRLPNLLSEIQQHDADILCLQEVQEGHYENQIKPALQTLGYQCEYKKRTGSKPDGCAVVFKSSRLSLVSANPVEFFRCGDALLDRDNVGLVLLLRPNGAAPSTASICVANTHLLYNPRRGDVKLAQLAVLLAEVGRLSRRPDGSTDPVLLCGDFNSTPWSPLYCFLTTGFLDYRGLQIGMVSGQEVVPKGHRLVPCPIWSQSLGINTRCQYEERETAESSSSCPSGTLAVEGAISNLTVEDVASKPAAAFNRKRIEHSLKLQSSYRHHLMPGGRPEITTCHSRTAMTVDYILFTPEDFLAPPTSSPGDRGLQLLGRLSLVGQSDLEEVNGLPNRRHSSDHLPLLARFRLRL